The Pseudomonas resinovorans NBRC 106553 genomic interval CCGTGGCGCCTGCTGGGTGCGGGTCGGCCAAGCCTTGGCGGGCCAGGGGTTCGGCGCGCAGTTCTTGCCCCGTATCGGCCAGGAAGTGCTGGTGCACTTCATCAACGGCGACATCGACCGGCCGATCATTTTCAAGGCCCTGTACAACGGCCGCGGCGAAGGCGGCGTGGCCCCCACACCGGGCGGCGCCCCCGGGCAAAGCAACCTGGCGGTGTATGCCAAAGCCAACGACCAACGCCCCAGCGCCGAAGCCAACCTCGCCGGGGGCAACAGCCCGGCGTGGCACGGCGGTGGCGGCGGTGAAACACAGCACCGCAACGCGGCGGCGCTGTCGGGCTTCAAGACCCAAGGCTTCGATGGCCAAGGCCATAACCAACTGGTCTTCGACGACAGCGACCAACAAGGCCGCATCCAGATGGCCACCACCCAAGCCCACAGCCAACTCAACCTCGGCCACCTGATCCACCAGGCCGGCAACTACCGGGGCAGTTTTCGCGGGCAGGGGTTTGAACTGCGCACCGACGCCTACGGGGCGGTGCGCGCCGCCAAAGGCTTGCTGCTCAGCACCTACGCCATCGAGCCGCACACCCCGGCAGGCGATGCCAGCGCCGCGCAAGCGCTGCTGCAACAACAACGCGACCTCGCCGCACGCTTCGACCTGGCCGCGCAGATCCACCACACCGTGCCCCTGGCCAGCCACCGCGGCGTACACCAGGCCCAACTCAGCGCGCTGATCGCCGATCAAGCACCGCTCCAGGCCCTGCACACCAGCCTCAGCGCCACCGTCACCGGCGAACGACTCGCCCAGGCCAGCGCCGACGCCTTAAAGCGCGACAGCCACCACCCCATCCCCCACAGCGCCGACCCCTTGCTCACCCTCAGCGCCCGCGACAGCATCGCCAAAATCGCCGGCCAATCACTGCAATGGACCGCCGCGCAAACCCTCACCCTGGGCAGCGGCGCCGACACCCACCTGGCCACCGGCCAAACCCTGCGCCTGCACAGCGGCCAAGCCATCGCCGCCCTGGCCGGCGCGCAACAGGCCGACGGCATCGGCCTGGCCCTGATCGCCAGCGCCGGGGCGGTGGACATCCAGGCGCAACAGAGCGACATCCACCTCAGCGCCCAAGACGACCTGAAGATCATCTCGATCGAGGCAGCGGCACAAATGGCCGCGGGCACCACCCTGCACCTGGCCGTGGAGGGCGGCGCCAGCCTGACCCTGGAAGGCGGCAACATCACCTTCGCCTGCCCGGGCAGCATCAAGGTGCATGCCGGCAAACGCCAGTTCAGCGGCCCCAGCCGTTCCCAGTTTGGCTTGCCCCTGTTTCCACAATCGGTGTGTGTGGCGTGCCTGTTAAAAGCGGCGCGCAACGGCGCCCCCTATGCGCAGTTGCAGTAATGACCCCGGCCTTTGCTTATGACCCCGCGGCGGACGGCGCCGGCAGCGACCTGTTGAACTGGATGCAAGCGCAACCCCAAGCGCCTTATTGGGCGTTGGTGGATGTGGCGTTACTGGGCGCGGCACCCTTCAAGGCTGCGGCGCGCCGCCATCACTGGGCACCCGTCAATGCCCTGGCGAACACGCCCCTGCAAGCGTTCGGTGAGGTGGCCCCGCATCTGATTGCCCTGGGCGACACCCCTCAAGAACGCCAGGCACAAATCGCGCAATTACTGACACTCACCGCAGGCACACCCGCCCTCAGCTTCTTGCGCAGCGCCTACCCCGCACAAGCCCTGCAACTGCTATTCGGGTACTTGGCCAAGGCCCAGGTTCAGGGCCGGGCAAGGGCCGTGCATCTGCGCTTTGCCGACAGCCGTATCCTGCCGGGCCTGCTGCAAACCCTTGCCCCCAGCCAACAACGGCGCGTAGCCGACATCGTTCAGGACTGGCGAGGCTGTGATCGATACGGCCACGTTCAGGGCTGGCTTGCCCTGCACGAGGCAGTACCAGCCGCACAGATAGACACCGCCCCCCACCTGCACCTGTGCCCGGAACAACTGGCTGCGCTGCTGACACAGGCAGAAGCCGACGCGGTGTTTTACCAATTAACGCAGCAGCATCCAGAACTGCTCCCCCAACAACAACGCGCAGCCTTCCATCAGCGCCTCGCTACTTGCCTCTCAACGGCCAGTGAAATGAACCTGTCCACCGAACAAGACCGCTGGCTGTTTGTGCTGCTGAGTTTGAACTACGGCAATGAGTTCTATCGCTGCCCAGCACTTGCCCCAACCTGGGATGTTATTGGCGAACAAGGCGCGAGTTTGCAAGAACAAACACAAGGGTGGAGCGCTGAAACGTTGCAGGCATTGATGGATTTCAAGGCCTCGCCAACTGTGCCTGATGGGCCAAACCCCCTTTAATTGGAGGCCTGCAAATGAGCGGATTTGAATTTGGCGGGTACCGCCGGCTCCGACGGTACAGCGCATTAATAGTGGTCGCCTTACTGGTGGGTTGTAATGGGGAAGAACCGGACAAAGGCCCCGCGTCCGCCAGTATCAGTGGTTACAACCACACCGAAGATTATATTCATCGATTCTTTATTGATGGGTCGTGGGGGGGGAACGTTTTTGCCTATAGCGGAGGGGGCGGTTTCGTATGCTGTATCAACTATCCTCGCGAATGGCGGCCTGGCCTCACAGCCA includes:
- a CDS encoding type VI secretion system Vgr family protein, giving the protein MGQLHRLSHRRITLLSSDYKTRQAISASRPVGPEREGLESYDPVGDYAFATLSEAEHYVRLHSEALQVDKSFWHGRANVRSARAGTRFELLHAPWVHTAHLRGQDHFLFTQVHSYGINNLESGAALLDADLTTRLQLDHLDPQVLAEAQRSGFAQQFNAVGHNQPWRPTLADGTGQRLNPVATAHGPQTAIVVGADGQTTAGSGSPLHCDAMGRVRVRFHWQAEDDRGACWVRVGQALAGQGFGAQFLPRIGQEVLVHFINGDIDRPIIFKALYNGRGEGGVAPTPGGAPGQSNLAVYAKANDQRPSAEANLAGGNSPAWHGGGGGETQHRNAAALSGFKTQGFDGQGHNQLVFDDSDQQGRIQMATTQAHSQLNLGHLIHQAGNYRGSFRGQGFELRTDAYGAVRAAKGLLLSTYAIEPHTPAGDASAAQALLQQQRDLAARFDLAAQIHHTVPLASHRGVHQAQLSALIADQAPLQALHTSLSATVTGERLAQASADALKRDSHHPIPHSADPLLTLSARDSIAKIAGQSLQWTAAQTLTLGSGADTHLATGQTLRLHSGQAIAALAGAQQADGIGLALIASAGAVDIQAQQSDIHLSAQDDLKIISIEAAAQMAAGTTLHLAVEGGASLTLEGGNITFACPGSIKVHAGKRQFSGPSRSQFGLPLFPQSVCVACLLKAARNGAPYAQLQ
- a CDS encoding DUF4123 domain-containing protein, which translates into the protein MTPAFAYDPAADGAGSDLLNWMQAQPQAPYWALVDVALLGAAPFKAAARRHHWAPVNALANTPLQAFGEVAPHLIALGDTPQERQAQIAQLLTLTAGTPALSFLRSAYPAQALQLLFGYLAKAQVQGRARAVHLRFADSRILPGLLQTLAPSQQRRVADIVQDWRGCDRYGHVQGWLALHEAVPAAQIDTAPHLHLCPEQLAALLTQAEADAVFYQLTQQHPELLPQQQRAAFHQRLATCLSTASEMNLSTEQDRWLFVLLSLNYGNEFYRCPALAPTWDVIGEQGASLQEQTQGWSAETLQALMDFKASPTVPDGPNPL
- a CDS encoding DUF3304 domain-containing protein, with product MSGFEFGGYRRLRRYSALIVVALLVGCNGEEPDKGPASASISGYNHTEDYIHRFFIDGSWGGNVFAYSGGGGFVCCINYPREWRPGLTATVRWSTSSSIPDGPPGVTWHELVVPIEYYDKLGSRLNVHFLPGHTVRLLIWNGSADSKGYRGPAAPIKPADWPY